In one window of Arachis ipaensis cultivar K30076 chromosome B06, Araip1.1, whole genome shotgun sequence DNA:
- the LOC107648345 gene encoding uncharacterized protein LOC107648345 isoform X3, with protein sequence MPKQKRYKNLLKAAAAAHSSQDKSIAAANSSQDKSIAATNSSRDKSAASNASQVKSAASANFSRNKLAAAANFSRDKSVAAANFSRDKSAAAANSSQDKSATSNSSRDKLAASNSSRDKLTATNSSRDKSTTVASSSRDKSAASNSSEPSSVAPTISEHPSEPKRKRGRESKHYWTVDAIDEYEDTTRLHLLVKDVHNLLESLRIVVNFDRQHAAVGEAAGLLAGVCGQLATDCVAFPISFDKWSDIPESFFENQWNIFFQARFCFKVCDSLAKRFLLQSLGKKWREHRIKLWSEFYDPRLSKTEIINNTPEDIALDQWALFVEYRLKPETQVSTYFPS encoded by the exons ATGCCAAAGCAAAAGAGGTACAAGAATCTGCTTAAAGCAGCAGCAGCTGCACATTCTTCACAAGACAAGTCAATAGCAGCTGCAAATTCTTCACAAGACAAGTCAATAGCAGCTACAAATTCATCCCGAGATAAGTCGGCAGCTTCAAATGCATCACAAGTCAAGTCCGCAGCATCTGCAAATTTCTCCCGAAACAAGTTGGCAGCAGCTGCAAATTTCTCTCGAGACAAGTCGGTAGCAGCTGCAAATTTCTCTCGAGACAAGTCGGCAGCAGCTGCAAATTCCTCCCAGGACAAGTCAGCAACTTCAAATTCCTCCCGGGACAAGTTGGCAGCTTCAAATTCCTCTCGAGACAAGTTGACAGCTACAAATTCCTCCCGAGATAAGTCGACAACAGTTGCAAGTTCCTCCCGAGACAAGTCGGCAGCTTCAAATTCTTCTGAGCCATCATCAGTTGCTCCAACTATATCTGAGCATCCATCCGAACCTAAACGTAAACGTGGGCGTGAATCTAAGCATTATTGGACTGTTGATGCCATAG atGAATATGAAGATACTACACGCCTTCATTTATTAGTGAAAGATGTGCATAATTTGCTAGAAAGTTTGCGCATAGTTGTCAATTTTGATAGACAGCATGCAGCAGTAGGAGAAGCAGCCGGACTCCTTGCAGGAGTTTGTGGGCAATTGGCCACTGATTGTGTAGCATTTCCAATCAGTTTTGATAAGTGGTCAGACATTCCAGAGagcttttttgaaaatcaatggAATATTTTTTTCCAA GCTCGATTTTGCTTCAAAGTGTGTGATAGCTTGGCCAAACGATTTCTGCTCCAATCGCTTGGCAAAAAATGGAGGGAACATAGGATAAAGCTTTGGAGTGAGTTTTATGATCCGAGGTTGAGTAAAACCGAGATCATAAATAATACACCAGAAGATATTGCTCTTGATCAATGGGCTTTATTCGTAGAATATCGTTTGAAGCCTGAAACTCAGGTAAGTACTTACTTTCCTAGTTAA
- the LOC107648345 gene encoding uncharacterized protein LOC107648345 isoform X4 — MQKRYKNLLKAAAAAHSSQDKSIAAANSSQDKSIAATNSSRDKSAASNASQVKSAASANFSRNKLAAAANFSRDKSVAAANFSRDKSAAAANSSQDKSATSNSSRDKLAASNSSRDKLTATNSSRDKSTTVASSSRDKSAASNSSEPSSVAPTISEHPSEPKRKRGRESKHYWTVDAIDEYEDTTRLHLLVKDVHNLLESLRIVVNFDRQHAAVGEAAGLLAGVCGQLATDCVAFPISFDKWSDIPESFFENQWNIFFQARFCFKVCDSLAKRFLLQSLGKKWREHRIKLWSEFYDPRLSKTEIINNTPEDIALDQWALFVEYRLKPETQVSTYFPS, encoded by the exons ATG CAAAAGAGGTACAAGAATCTGCTTAAAGCAGCAGCAGCTGCACATTCTTCACAAGACAAGTCAATAGCAGCTGCAAATTCTTCACAAGACAAGTCAATAGCAGCTACAAATTCATCCCGAGATAAGTCGGCAGCTTCAAATGCATCACAAGTCAAGTCCGCAGCATCTGCAAATTTCTCCCGAAACAAGTTGGCAGCAGCTGCAAATTTCTCTCGAGACAAGTCGGTAGCAGCTGCAAATTTCTCTCGAGACAAGTCGGCAGCAGCTGCAAATTCCTCCCAGGACAAGTCAGCAACTTCAAATTCCTCCCGGGACAAGTTGGCAGCTTCAAATTCCTCTCGAGACAAGTTGACAGCTACAAATTCCTCCCGAGATAAGTCGACAACAGTTGCAAGTTCCTCCCGAGACAAGTCGGCAGCTTCAAATTCTTCTGAGCCATCATCAGTTGCTCCAACTATATCTGAGCATCCATCCGAACCTAAACGTAAACGTGGGCGTGAATCTAAGCATTATTGGACTGTTGATGCCATAG atGAATATGAAGATACTACACGCCTTCATTTATTAGTGAAAGATGTGCATAATTTGCTAGAAAGTTTGCGCATAGTTGTCAATTTTGATAGACAGCATGCAGCAGTAGGAGAAGCAGCCGGACTCCTTGCAGGAGTTTGTGGGCAATTGGCCACTGATTGTGTAGCATTTCCAATCAGTTTTGATAAGTGGTCAGACATTCCAGAGagcttttttgaaaatcaatggAATATTTTTTTCCAA GCTCGATTTTGCTTCAAAGTGTGTGATAGCTTGGCCAAACGATTTCTGCTCCAATCGCTTGGCAAAAAATGGAGGGAACATAGGATAAAGCTTTGGAGTGAGTTTTATGATCCGAGGTTGAGTAAAACCGAGATCATAAATAATACACCAGAAGATATTGCTCTTGATCAATGGGCTTTATTCGTAGAATATCGTTTGAAGCCTGAAACTCAGGTAAGTACTTACTTTCCTAGTTAA
- the LOC107648345 gene encoding uncharacterized protein LOC107648345 isoform X5 — MPKQKRYKNLLKAAAAAHSSQDKSIAAANSSQDKSIAATNSSRDKSAASNASQVKSAASANFSRNKLAAAANFSRDKSVAAANFSRDKSAAAANSSQDKSATSNSSRDKLAASNSSRDKLTATNSSRDKSTTVASSSRDKSAASNSSEPSSVAPTISEHPSEPKRKRGRESKHYWTVDAIDEYEDTTRLHLLVKDVHNLLESLRIVVNFDRQHAAVGEAAGLLAGVCGQLATDCVAFPISFDKWSDIPESFFENQWNIFFQCVIAWPNDFCSNRLAKNGGNIG, encoded by the exons ATGCCAAAGCAAAAGAGGTACAAGAATCTGCTTAAAGCAGCAGCAGCTGCACATTCTTCACAAGACAAGTCAATAGCAGCTGCAAATTCTTCACAAGACAAGTCAATAGCAGCTACAAATTCATCCCGAGATAAGTCGGCAGCTTCAAATGCATCACAAGTCAAGTCCGCAGCATCTGCAAATTTCTCCCGAAACAAGTTGGCAGCAGCTGCAAATTTCTCTCGAGACAAGTCGGTAGCAGCTGCAAATTTCTCTCGAGACAAGTCGGCAGCAGCTGCAAATTCCTCCCAGGACAAGTCAGCAACTTCAAATTCCTCCCGGGACAAGTTGGCAGCTTCAAATTCCTCTCGAGACAAGTTGACAGCTACAAATTCCTCCCGAGATAAGTCGACAACAGTTGCAAGTTCCTCCCGAGACAAGTCGGCAGCTTCAAATTCTTCTGAGCCATCATCAGTTGCTCCAACTATATCTGAGCATCCATCCGAACCTAAACGTAAACGTGGGCGTGAATCTAAGCATTATTGGACTGTTGATGCCATAG atGAATATGAAGATACTACACGCCTTCATTTATTAGTGAAAGATGTGCATAATTTGCTAGAAAGTTTGCGCATAGTTGTCAATTTTGATAGACAGCATGCAGCAGTAGGAGAAGCAGCCGGACTCCTTGCAGGAGTTTGTGGGCAATTGGCCACTGATTGTGTAGCATTTCCAATCAGTTTTGATAAGTGGTCAGACATTCCAGAGagcttttttgaaaatcaatggAATATTTTTTTCCAA TGTGTGATAGCTTGGCCAAACGATTTCTGCTCCAATCGCTTGGCAAAAAATGGAGGGAACATAGGATAA
- the LOC107648345 gene encoding uncharacterized protein LOC107648345 isoform X1 — translation MFHSGRNYRQVKVRGLDEKLLKKKMGPVHYRWMYPIERYLGHLKSYVRNKAKSEGSIAEEYVAEEALTFCSLYLEGIETRFNRPPRVDDRPDDNYSTHVDSLFPQMGNSKGAFTVFELSPMEKKQAHRYVVLNCPYVKPFIDDFKDFVRRRSKGRRPSNVEIEKRVNKDFVTWFPAQLMNPDIMNTVHEDLRYLARGPSRYAKRFSTFSINGFSFRTTNRDNGLKTQNSGVFLMSSTPCVASASDADVRNADLSYYGKLEDIIELNYNGQFRVTLFKCKWADTTRERGCRKDNWGFTSVNFSQVIHSGDREEDDPYIEASQARMVYFVNDEVNKDWSVVVHLKPRDSYDMGGNEDDEACENEPCKRGTRICLKQQQLHILHKTSQ, via the exons ATGTTTCATTCGGGAAGGAACTACAGGCAAGTAAAGGTAAGAGGACTCGACGAAaagttgttgaagaagaagatgggaCCAGTACACTATAGGTGGATGTATCCTATTGAGAG GTATTTAGGTCATTTGAAGTCCTATGTACGAAACAAAGCTAAATCAGAAGGTTCTATAGCTGAGGAATACGTGGCTGAAGAAGCTCTTACATTTTGCTCTCTATACTTAGAAGGGATTGAGACAAGATTTAATAGGCCACCACGTGTTGATGATCGTCCGGATGATAATTATAGTACACATGTGGATTCCCTTTTTCCACAAATGGGGAACTCAAAGGGAGCTTTCACAGTATTTGAGTTGTCACCTATGGAAAAAAAACAAGCACATCGATATGTGGTTTTAAATTGTCCATATGTCAAACCGTTCATTGA TGACTTCAAAGATTTTGTACGAAGACGATCTAAGGGTAGAAGGCCTTCAAATGTAGAGATAGAAAAAAGAGTCAATAaagattttgttacttggtttcctGCGCAG CTTATGAACCCAGATATTATGAATACTGTGCATGAGGATTTGAGATACTTAGCAAGGGGTCCATCACGATATGCCAAGAGGTTTTCTACATTTAGTATTAATGGGTTCTCCTTTCGAACTACCAATCGAGACAATGGATTAAAGACCCAGAATAGTGGAGTTTTTTTAATGTCTTCAACTCCTTGTGTTGCTAGCGCTAGTGATGCTGATGTTAGGAATGCTGATTTGTCATATTATGGCAAACTAGAAGATATTATAGAACTAAACTACAATGGCCAATTTCGGGTTACTTTATTCAAATGTAAATGGGCTGACACCACTAGAGAACGGGGCTGTAGAAAGGATAATTGGGGTTTTACTTCTGTTAATTTTTCACAAGTAATACACAGTGGTGACCGAGAGGAGGATGATCCGTATATTGAAGCCTCACAAGCTCGAATGGTATATTTTGTCAATGATGAAGTGAATAAAGATTGGAGTGTTGTCGTGCATTTGAAGCCAAGAGATTCATATGATATGGGGGGAAATGAAGATGATGAAGCATGCGAGAATGAGCCATG CAAAAGAGGTACAAGAATCTGCTTAAAGCAGCAGCAGCTGCACATTCTTCACAAGACAAGTCAATAG
- the LOC107648345 gene encoding uncharacterized protein LOC107648345 isoform X2, translated as MFHSGRNYRQVKVRGLDEKLLKKKMGPVHYRWMYPIERYLGHLKSYVRNKAKSEGSIAEEYVAEEALTFCSLYLEGIETRFNRPPRVDDRPDDNYSTHVDSLFPQMGNSKGAFTVFELSPMEKKQAHRYVVLNCPYVKPFIDDFKDFVRRRSKGRRPSNVEIEKRVNKDFVTWFPAQLMNPDIMNTVHEDLRYLARGPSRYAKRFSTFSINGFSFRTTNRDNGLKTQNSGVFLMSSTPCVASASDADVRNADLSYYGKLEDIIELNYNGQFRVTLFKCKWADTTRERGCRKDNWGFTSVNFSQVIHSGDREEDDPYIEASQARMVYFVNDEVNKDWSVVVHLKPRDSYDMGGNEDDEACENEP; from the exons ATGTTTCATTCGGGAAGGAACTACAGGCAAGTAAAGGTAAGAGGACTCGACGAAaagttgttgaagaagaagatgggaCCAGTACACTATAGGTGGATGTATCCTATTGAGAG GTATTTAGGTCATTTGAAGTCCTATGTACGAAACAAAGCTAAATCAGAAGGTTCTATAGCTGAGGAATACGTGGCTGAAGAAGCTCTTACATTTTGCTCTCTATACTTAGAAGGGATTGAGACAAGATTTAATAGGCCACCACGTGTTGATGATCGTCCGGATGATAATTATAGTACACATGTGGATTCCCTTTTTCCACAAATGGGGAACTCAAAGGGAGCTTTCACAGTATTTGAGTTGTCACCTATGGAAAAAAAACAAGCACATCGATATGTGGTTTTAAATTGTCCATATGTCAAACCGTTCATTGA TGACTTCAAAGATTTTGTACGAAGACGATCTAAGGGTAGAAGGCCTTCAAATGTAGAGATAGAAAAAAGAGTCAATAaagattttgttacttggtttcctGCGCAG CTTATGAACCCAGATATTATGAATACTGTGCATGAGGATTTGAGATACTTAGCAAGGGGTCCATCACGATATGCCAAGAGGTTTTCTACATTTAGTATTAATGGGTTCTCCTTTCGAACTACCAATCGAGACAATGGATTAAAGACCCAGAATAGTGGAGTTTTTTTAATGTCTTCAACTCCTTGTGTTGCTAGCGCTAGTGATGCTGATGTTAGGAATGCTGATTTGTCATATTATGGCAAACTAGAAGATATTATAGAACTAAACTACAATGGCCAATTTCGGGTTACTTTATTCAAATGTAAATGGGCTGACACCACTAGAGAACGGGGCTGTAGAAAGGATAATTGGGGTTTTACTTCTGTTAATTTTTCACAAGTAATACACAGTGGTGACCGAGAGGAGGATGATCCGTATATTGAAGCCTCACAAGCTCGAATGGTATATTTTGTCAATGATGAAGTGAATAAAGATTGGAGTGTTGTCGTGCATTTGAAGCCAAGAGATTCATATGATATGGGGGGAAATGAAGATGATGAAGCATGCGAGAATGAGCCATG A